One Vitis riparia cultivar Riparia Gloire de Montpellier isolate 1030 chromosome 4, EGFV_Vit.rip_1.0, whole genome shotgun sequence genomic window carries:
- the LOC117912952 gene encoding uncharacterized protein LOC117912952 gives MPTFTAIALDRLLEPGASKTVMKSASDLKPVPDSKLERRNSTSTVTTENKPLWSQISPALYATPEATPLPDSPSSFPPSPYIINHKRRGPRLIKSFSQYDVPSGQKIADGEGVNGNAKDIEPVVVESANNGPVTFTVADPIVEEPVNGFHNEKPESSNSKNVFATENGPSVAVNSERDGDGDGDGDDFFDPQESMSFTSNTEGEDFNGAEHSLKLTTPMGEFYDAWEELSSEGAQQPSLCEIEDEMREIRLGLLMEIEKRKQAEEALKNMRNVWQTISQQLSLVGLTLPADLAVVGEDGQPDVDIAQELSQQVSIARFVSDSIGRGIAKAQVEMEMEAQIDSKNFEIARLWDRLHYYDAVNREMSQRNQEGLELARRERQRRKRRQRWVWGSIAAVITVGTAALAWSYLPTGQGSSGEDHFEASEHDHETK, from the exons ATGCCAACCTTTACAGCAATTGCGTTAGATAGGTTGTTGGAACCTGGGGCTTCAAAAACAGTCATGAAGTCAGCTTCTGATTTGAAGCCTGTTCCTGATTCGAAGTTGGAAAGGAGAAATAGCACGTCCACAGTGACTACAGAAAACAAACCCCTCTGGTCTCAGATATCCCCAGCCCTCTATGCCACTCCAGAGGCCACCCCGCTTCCTGATTCTCCATCGTCATTCCCTCCATCGCCGTACATCATCAATCACAAGAGGCGAGGGCCACGTCTTATCAAGAGCTTCTCTCAGTATGACGTTCCATCCGGCCAAAAAATTGCTGATGGAGAAGGTGTCAATGGAAATGCAAAAGACATAGAACCTGTGGTTGTTGAGTCAGCAAACAATGGTCCTGTTACTTTCACTGTTGCTGATCCTATTGTGGAGGAGCCTGTGAATGGCTTCCATAATGAGAAACCTGAAAGCAgtaattcaaaaaatgtttttgccACAGAAAATGGTCCCTCTGTTGCAGTGAATTCAGAAagagatggagatggagatggTGATGGTGACGATTTCTTTGATCCTCAGGAATCAATGAGTTTTACAAGCAACACTGAAGGAGAGGATTTTAATGGTGCTGAACATTCTTTGAAGCTTACTACTCCAATGGGAGAGTTTTATGATGCTTGGGAAG AACTATCTTCTGAGGGTGCACAACAACCTTCGCTTTGTGAGATTGAAGATGAAATGCGTGAAATAAGATTGGGTTTATTGATGGAGATTGAGAAGCGGAAACAAGCAGAAGAAGCACTGAAAAATATGCGAAACGTGTGGCAGACAATTAGCCAACAGTTATCTCTTGTGGGGTTGACACTCCCTGCTGATCTTGCTGTTGTGGGTGAGGATGGGCAACCGGATGTTGATATTGCACAAGAATTGAGCCAACAAGTTTCTATTGCTCGTTTTGTATCAGATTCCATTGGGAGGGGGATTGCGAAAGCTCAGGTGGAGATGGAGATGGAAGCTCAAATAGATTCAAAGAACTTTGAGATTGCTCGGTTATGGGACCGATTGCATTATTATGATGCTGTGAACCGGGAGATGTCTCAGAGGAACCAAGAAGGTTTAG AGTTGGCACGACGAGAGCGGcaaagaaggaagagaaggcAGAGATGGGTTTGGGGTTCAATTGCTGCTGTCATTACAGTTGGAACTGCAGCCCTAGCATGGTCTTATCTCCCAACTGGACAAGGATCATCTGGCGAAGACCACTTTGAGGCTTCTGAACATGATCATGAAACCAAGTAA